One genomic region from Candidatus Endomicrobiellum trichonymphae encodes:
- a CDS encoding anthranilate synthase component II: MILIIDNYDSFSYNLYQYVGTINKDVKVIKNDEMTVKEIEELNATNLIISPGPGRPDAAGVCEETIKYFKGKIPILGVCLGHQAICEVFGAKITYAKTLKHGKTSDIHIANGSPVFKGLSPVLRAARYHSLIADRATIPDELLVIAEDEESQVMGVKHQDCDLYGLQFHPESVLTKNGMTIIENFLSLRGTR; the protein is encoded by the coding sequence ATGATTTTGATTATAGATAATTACGACAGTTTTTCTTATAACCTTTACCAGTATGTCGGAACTATAAATAAGGACGTAAAAGTTATAAAAAATGATGAAATGACGGTTAAAGAGATAGAGGAATTAAATGCGACAAATTTAATTATTTCGCCGGGTCCGGGAAGACCGGATGCCGCGGGAGTATGTGAAGAAACGATAAAATATTTTAAAGGGAAAATACCGATACTGGGAGTTTGTCTGGGACATCAGGCGATATGTGAGGTGTTTGGAGCAAAGATTACGTATGCAAAAACGTTAAAGCACGGCAAAACCAGCGATATACATATTGCTAACGGCAGCCCTGTTTTTAAAGGACTTTCTCCTGTTCTTAGAGCCGCAAGGTATCATTCCCTAATTGCAGACAGAGCGACTATTCCCGATGAGCTGCTTGTGATAGCCGAAGATGAAGAATCGCAGGTAATGGGCGTAAAACATCAGGACTGCGATCTTTACGGACTGCAGTTTCACCCGGAGTCGGTGCTTACAAAAAATGGAATGACGATAATTGAAAACTTTCTCAGTTTGAGGGGGACAAGATGA
- a CDS encoding DNA methyltransferase: MQIRHFITDEIINKLSKHSNLKEQIKEWQELGMVDNNFSFSERSEAHKYLSIDTKRFKDLELDILALFDNLDEALDGRLIHSENYQALNTLQERYKEKIQCIYIDPPYNTNSSPIIYINNYKDSSWLTIIHNRMELSRKLLKDNGINITAIDDIELRYLTFLQDNVFGKNNYITTIITKCNPQGRVADKISKTYRISYTALR; the protein is encoded by the coding sequence ATGCAAATCAGACATTTCATAACGGATGAAATAATAAACAAATTATCAAAACATTCAAACCTAAAAGAGCAGATAAAAGAATGGCAAGAATTGGGAATGGTAGATAATAATTTTAGTTTCTCCGAAAGATCAGAAGCGCATAAATATTTGTCGATAGATACAAAACGTTTCAAAGATTTAGAATTAGATATTTTAGCCTTATTTGATAATTTAGACGAAGCGTTGGACGGCAGGTTAATACACAGCGAGAACTATCAGGCTCTTAATACTTTGCAGGAAAGATACAAAGAAAAAATACAGTGTATTTATATCGACCCGCCTTACAATACAAATTCATCTCCTATAATATATATTAATAATTATAAGGATTCATCATGGCTAACTATTATACATAATAGAATGGAGTTATCCAGGAAGTTACTAAAAGATAATGGAATAAACATAACAGCTATTGACGATATTGAATTAAGATATTTAACATTTTTGCAAGATAATGTATTCGGTAAAAATAACTATATAACAACCATTATAACAAAGTGCAATCCTCAAGGAAGAGTCGCTGACAAAATTTCTAAAACATACAGAATTTCATATACTGCACTCAGGTAA
- the trpD gene encoding anthranilate phosphoribosyltransferase, protein MIREAIYEIVNRNNLTIDKTKEVMNRIMDGGATDAQIASFLTSLRLKGETIEEITACAMVMREKCQKLNPEFDVLDIVGTGGDELATFNISTISSFIIAAAGVPVAKHGNRSVSSKCGSADLLEVLGVNIMLSPQQCEAILKKVGMCFLMAQTFHSSMKYVAKVRKELGIRTIFNILGPLANPAKASYELIGVYDENLVEPIASVLVNLGVKRAMVVHGHDGLDEITLSDTTTICEVNRGRLNSFFITPEQFGLKRCSLSELIGGTPQENREIALNILNGEQGAKRDTVVLNSAVCLYMFYDNMTLKQCLRMAQDMIDSKKALNKLDEFIKASHET, encoded by the coding sequence ATGATACGGGAAGCTATTTATGAAATCGTAAACAGGAATAATCTTACAATAGATAAAACAAAAGAAGTAATGAATCGGATAATGGACGGCGGAGCTACCGATGCGCAGATTGCGTCTTTTCTTACGTCATTGAGACTTAAAGGCGAGACTATTGAAGAGATAACGGCTTGCGCAATGGTTATGAGGGAAAAATGTCAGAAATTAAATCCCGAATTTGACGTGCTTGATATTGTGGGAACAGGCGGCGATGAACTTGCGACGTTTAACATTTCAACAATATCGTCTTTTATCATTGCGGCGGCTGGCGTGCCGGTTGCAAAACATGGCAACAGAAGCGTATCGAGCAAATGCGGAAGCGCGGATTTGCTTGAAGTTTTAGGAGTAAATATAATGCTTAGCCCGCAGCAGTGCGAAGCGATATTAAAAAAAGTCGGAATGTGCTTTTTAATGGCGCAGACATTTCATTCGTCAATGAAATATGTGGCTAAAGTGAGAAAAGAGCTTGGTATAAGAACGATATTTAATATTTTAGGACCTCTTGCAAATCCGGCGAAAGCAAGTTATGAGCTTATCGGCGTTTACGATGAAAATCTTGTGGAGCCTATAGCGAGTGTACTTGTAAATCTAGGTGTAAAAAGAGCGATGGTAGTACACGGGCATGACGGACTTGACGAAATAACATTGTCTGACACTACGACTATTTGCGAAGTAAATCGCGGCAGATTAAACAGTTTCTTTATTACGCCGGAACAGTTTGGATTAAAAAGATGCAGCTTATCTGAATTGATAGGCGGAACGCCTCAGGAAAACAGAGAAATAGCGTTAAATATTTTAAACGGCGAGCAGGGAGCTAAAAGAGATACCGTTGTTTTAAATTCCGCTGTGTGCTTATATATGTTTTATGATAATATGACGCTTAAGCAGTGTTTGAGAATGGCTCAGGATATGATTGACAGTAAAAAAGCGTTAAATAAACTTGACGAGTTTATAAAGGCGTCGCATGAGACTTAA
- the trpA gene encoding tryptophan synthase subunit alpha, which yields MNNIRSSTAASKSRWLITEIFKNGKALITYLTAGDPSLDKTEDYVLTMAENGSDLIEIGIPFSDPVAEGETIQNAMTRALSKNIDLDDIFNVVENVRKKSNVPLVFMTYLNPLFSYGYEKFFKKCASTGINGIIVPDMPFEEQDEIKSFTDKYDITIITLIAPTSKERISVLAKQAEGFIYLVSSLGVTGVRSRITTNIDAIVSEIKKVTDTPVAVGFGISTPEQAKKVTKSADGVIIGSAVVKIIAEYKESAASKLAEYVSEIKRVIQD from the coding sequence ATGAATAATATCCGTTCTTCTACTGCTGCCTCAAAAAGCAGGTGGCTTATCACAGAAATATTTAAAAATGGAAAGGCTCTGATAACATATCTTACGGCTGGAGATCCGTCTCTTGATAAAACTGAAGACTACGTTTTGACAATGGCTGAAAATGGATCTGATTTAATAGAAATAGGCATACCTTTTTCGGATCCTGTGGCAGAGGGTGAGACGATACAAAATGCAATGACAAGAGCATTGTCAAAAAATATAGATTTAGATGATATTTTTAATGTTGTTGAAAACGTCCGAAAAAAGTCAAATGTTCCGCTTGTATTTATGACGTATTTAAATCCTTTGTTTTCTTATGGATATGAAAAGTTTTTTAAAAAGTGCGCCAGTACGGGAATAAACGGCATAATCGTTCCAGATATGCCTTTTGAAGAGCAGGACGAAATCAAAAGTTTTACTGATAAATACGACATAACGATTATTACGCTCATAGCTCCTACGTCTAAAGAGAGAATAAGTGTTTTGGCAAAGCAGGCGGAAGGTTTTATATATCTTGTTTCATCGCTTGGCGTTACGGGAGTGAGAAGCAGGATAACCACCAATATTGACGCTATAGTCTCTGAAATAAAGAAAGTGACGGATACGCCTGTTGCTGTAGGATTTGGGATTTCTACTCCCGAGCAGGCAAAAAAAGTGACAAAGTCTGCCGACGGTGTGATAATAGGAAGCGCTGTTGTAAAAATAATTGCAGAGTATAAAGAAAGCGCCGCTTCCAAACTTGCGGAATATGTTTCAGAAATCAAGAGAGTTATACAGGACTGA
- a CDS encoding phosphoribosylanthranilate isomerase produces the protein MPKIKICGLKREEDVSFVNIAKPDYAGFVFAGVKRKIDFNTAVRFRSLLDDTIQSVGVFVNDKIDNIVNLCEDKTIDLVQLHGGEDESYIGRLKERIKKPVVKAVRVKDKIYSAATKADFMLFDTYSSFEYGGSGKIFDWDLLKEFRNPFFLAGGLNRDNIAEALKKLNPYCVDLSSGVETNGVKDLNKIIETVKILRSL, from the coding sequence ATGCCGAAAATAAAAATATGCGGACTTAAAAGAGAAGAGGACGTAAGTTTTGTAAACATTGCAAAGCCGGATTATGCCGGTTTTGTTTTTGCAGGCGTAAAAAGAAAAATAGATTTTAACACTGCTGTAAGATTCAGATCTTTACTTGATGATACAATTCAGTCGGTCGGCGTTTTTGTAAACGATAAAATTGATAATATTGTAAATTTGTGTGAGGATAAAACCATAGATTTGGTTCAGCTTCACGGCGGAGAAGATGAGTCTTACATAGGCAGATTAAAAGAGAGAATTAAAAAACCGGTTGTAAAAGCCGTGAGGGTAAAAGATAAAATTTACAGCGCCGCGACAAAAGCGGATTTTATGCTTTTTGATACGTATAGCAGCTTCGAATACGGCGGCAGCGGAAAAATTTTTGATTGGGATTTGCTTAAAGAGTTCAGAAACCCATTTTTTCTTGCTGGTGGACTGAATAGAGATAATATTGCGGAAGCGTTAAAAAAGTTGAATCCTTATTGCGTTGATTTAAGCAGCGGCGTTGAAACGAATGGCGTAAAAGATTTGAATAAAATTATTGAGACGGTAAAAATTTTAAGAAGTTTATAA
- the trpC gene encoding indole-3-glycerol phosphate synthase TrpC, translated as MILDKIVAATKVRVEKAKLQKSFKTAKREALLNKKKNFVSFKKALSKAGINFICEVKKASPSKGLISTDFKYKEIALEYEKTGAAAISVLTEPNFFLGSIRYLQEIKSIVKIPVLRKDFIIDSYQIYESRVIGADAVLLICAVLSYDVLKEFLETAQGLGMSCLVEAHNEEEIETALKAGAEIIGVNNRNLRTFEVDFGNSMKLRRLVPVDKIFVSESGIKTKKHIDILKANDVNAVLIGEELMKSGNIAERLRELKD; from the coding sequence ATGATATTGGATAAAATTGTCGCGGCAACAAAAGTAAGAGTGGAAAAAGCAAAACTTCAAAAATCTTTTAAAACAGCGAAAAGAGAAGCCTTATTAAATAAAAAAAAGAATTTTGTTTCTTTTAAAAAAGCATTATCAAAAGCGGGAATAAATTTTATCTGCGAAGTTAAAAAGGCATCGCCGTCAAAAGGATTGATTTCAACTGACTTTAAATATAAAGAAATTGCTCTGGAATATGAAAAAACTGGAGCCGCCGCGATTTCCGTTCTCACTGAACCGAATTTTTTTCTTGGCAGCATAAGGTATTTGCAGGAGATAAAAAGTATTGTTAAAATACCTGTTTTGCGCAAAGATTTTATAATAGATTCTTACCAAATATATGAATCGAGAGTCATCGGCGCGGATGCAGTTCTTTTAATATGTGCTGTTTTATCATACGATGTTTTAAAGGAATTTTTGGAGACGGCGCAGGGACTCGGTATGTCTTGTCTTGTTGAAGCTCACAATGAGGAAGAAATTGAGACAGCGTTGAAAGCCGGTGCGGAGATAATAGGCGTAAATAACAGGAATCTTAGAACTTTTGAAGTTGATTTTGGCAACAGTATGAAACTCCGCAGACTTGTGCCGGTCGATAAAATTTTTGTTTCAGAAAGTGGAATTAAAACGAAAAAACATATAGATATTCTTAAAGCAAATGATGTCAATGCGGTTTTGATAGGCGAAGAACTTATGAAAAGCGGAAATATTGCGGAACGTCTTAGAGAATTGAAAGACTGA
- a CDS encoding AAA family ATPase → MISRINKIKDFGGFKNFENNGEVPEFKKFNLIYGWNYSGKTMLSRVFRCLEKSEKHRDYADAKFELEISGKKYDNNFSSPKPNIRVFNSDFMKENLKWDIDDIIEPIILMLGEENIKLQTELRKKEETLIKIREENGRNKKDIDKAATYKAKEIKSILSLSNFDKKYLEKIIEKVKNDTSGYILKTDFDKYKTRALSTEQKPIIENITFNIKDLEILREKSEEKLYRQISSNKIEELLKDPQINSWVETGKNLHEVKQFVNFAETRCQ, encoded by the coding sequence ATGATTAGTAGAATAAATAAGATAAAAGATTTTGGGGGTTTTAAAAACTTTGAAAATAATGGCGAAGTTCCAGAGTTTAAGAAATTCAATCTTATTTATGGCTGGAATTATTCAGGCAAAACTATGCTTTCAAGAGTGTTTAGATGTTTAGAAAAGAGCGAAAAGCACCGTGATTACGCAGACGCAAAATTTGAACTCGAAATATCAGGGAAGAAATATGACAATAATTTTTCATCGCCGAAACCCAATATCCGCGTTTTCAATTCCGATTTCATGAAGGAAAATCTAAAGTGGGATATAGATGATATTATTGAACCCATAATACTTATGCTAGGCGAAGAAAACATTAAACTGCAAACAGAGTTAAGAAAAAAAGAAGAAACATTAATAAAAATCCGCGAAGAAAATGGAAGAAACAAAAAAGACATAGATAAGGCAGCTACATATAAAGCAAAAGAAATTAAAAGTATACTAAGTTTAAGCAATTTTGACAAGAAATATTTGGAAAAAATTATTGAAAAGGTAAAAAACGATACTTCAGGATATATTTTAAAAACTGATTTTGATAAATATAAAACGCGAGCGCTGTCAACAGAACAAAAACCGATTATTGAGAATATAACATTTAATATTAAAGATCTGGAAATACTAAGAGAAAAATCTGAAGAAAAATTATACCGGCAAATATCTTCTAATAAAATTGAAGAATTACTTAAAGATCCACAAATTAACAGTTGGGTAGAAACAGGCAAAAATCTGCATGAGGTAAAACAGTTTGTGAATTTTGCGGAAACCCGCTGCCAATAG
- a CDS encoding DEAD/DEAH box helicase family protein: protein MGNTSGRFKFFQNYSKDYKVLGGGTEEYVADAAFLNRACFWMSTGSGKSIVLIKTIELLDYLQKQKLIPRKEIMLLPREDLIKQFKREIEEFNKSRERKIELINLINYEDDKQGFNYDHSIKVYYRSDLLRDERKESILDYRNYDNEGNWYIFLDEAHRGEKENSSAQNYVSVLSRNGFLFNFSATFTENIDYSTTCFNFNLEKFISEGYGKNLYLSHACFTFAAEKNELSEIEKQQQVLKSLLAFTLIKKSKKQGYYHDPLLITLVNSINTADSDLLLFFKKIEEIATDSIAYQIFDKAKDEFEQELSDNKKYIFGQEKFSFDKELFDKIILKDLLENIFNTKKPGKIELLEGEKEKEIVLKLETTDKPFALIKIGDAKKFQREKLGGNYQYVTSPEKKTVFQGINDNEDINLLLGSRSFYEGWDSNRPNVINMINIGGKEAKKFVLQSIGRGVRIEPVKGKRKRLPENDTNKNRLLETLFIFATDKNSIASIFETIEEQKTKDEELKGIFKNTPHYEEEAPRNNFAKFNISEQTKENIREYIKEFNKNLLLLSLENLNLLLEKIDDDNFFQIKEDNVYNDMDFLFNKLISHTAVKNKKFSGLKKLEDEIIHFKHIKISNLETENVELLNSEIEDVKIGKKKEAEFRELKIKNIAKHYYLPLIYSRKEKIDYINHIINSK, encoded by the coding sequence ATAGGCAATACAAGCGGCAGATTTAAGTTTTTTCAAAATTATTCAAAAGATTATAAAGTTTTAGGGGGAGGAACTGAAGAATATGTCGCAGATGCCGCTTTTTTAAACAGGGCTTGTTTTTGGATGTCGACAGGTTCGGGGAAAAGTATTGTTTTGATAAAAACTATTGAACTTTTAGATTATTTACAGAAACAAAAACTTATCCCGAGAAAAGAAATAATGCTGCTTCCAAGAGAAGACTTGATAAAACAGTTTAAAAGAGAAATAGAAGAATTCAACAAAAGCAGAGAAAGAAAAATTGAACTTATAAATCTCATAAACTATGAGGATGATAAACAAGGCTTTAATTACGACCATTCCATAAAGGTTTATTATAGAAGCGATTTGTTAAGAGATGAGCGCAAAGAAAGTATTTTAGACTACAGAAATTACGATAACGAAGGAAACTGGTATATATTTCTAGATGAAGCGCATCGCGGAGAAAAAGAAAATTCTTCAGCGCAAAATTATGTTTCTGTTTTATCAAGAAACGGGTTTTTATTTAATTTCTCTGCAACTTTTACGGAGAATATAGATTACTCGACAACTTGTTTTAATTTTAATCTTGAAAAATTTATCTCAGAAGGCTACGGAAAAAACTTATATTTAAGTCATGCTTGTTTTACTTTTGCAGCCGAAAAAAACGAATTAAGCGAGATAGAAAAACAGCAACAAGTCTTAAAATCTTTACTAGCTTTTACTTTAATCAAGAAATCAAAAAAACAAGGATATTATCACGATCCTCTGCTTATAACTCTAGTAAATTCAATAAATACAGCCGACTCTGACTTACTTTTATTTTTTAAGAAGATAGAAGAGATAGCAACCGACAGTATCGCATATCAAATTTTTGATAAAGCAAAAGACGAGTTTGAACAAGAATTATCAGACAACAAAAAATATATATTTGGGCAAGAAAAATTTTCTTTTGATAAAGAATTATTTGACAAAATTATTCTTAAGGATTTGTTAGAAAATATTTTTAATACTAAAAAGCCCGGCAAAATTGAACTTTTAGAAGGCGAAAAGGAGAAAGAAATAGTATTAAAATTAGAAACAACAGATAAACCGTTTGCGCTCATTAAAATAGGCGATGCTAAGAAATTTCAAAGGGAAAAATTAGGCGGTAATTATCAATATGTAACTTCTCCTGAAAAAAAGACTGTATTTCAAGGGATAAATGATAATGAGGATATAAATCTTTTGCTTGGAAGCCGTAGTTTTTATGAGGGCTGGGACAGTAATAGACCGAATGTAATAAATATGATAAATATCGGCGGAAAAGAGGCTAAAAAGTTTGTTTTACAAAGCATAGGACGAGGCGTTAGAATAGAGCCTGTGAAAGGCAAAAGAAAGAGATTACCTGAAAATGATACAAATAAAAATAGACTTTTAGAAACGCTTTTTATTTTTGCAACCGATAAGAATTCTATAGCCAGCATTTTTGAAACAATTGAAGAACAGAAAACAAAAGACGAAGAGTTAAAAGGTATTTTTAAAAACACTCCTCATTATGAGGAAGAAGCGCCAAGAAATAATTTTGCAAAGTTTAATATTTCAGAGCAAACAAAAGAAAACATTAGAGAATATATTAAAGAATTCAATAAAAACCTTTTATTATTATCTTTAGAAAATCTCAATCTTTTACTTGAGAAAATTGACGACGATAATTTTTTTCAAATAAAAGAGGATAATGTTTATAATGATATGGATTTTTTGTTTAACAAATTGATTTCTCATACTGCTGTAAAAAATAAAAAATTTTCTGGACTTAAAAAACTTGAGGACGAAATAATACATTTTAAGCATATAAAAATATCTAATTTAGAAACTGAAAATGTTGAATTGTTAAACTCAGAAATTGAAGATGTAAAAATAGGCAAAAAGAAAGAGGCTGAATTTAGAGAATTAAAAATAAAAAATATAGCGAAACATTATTATTTGCCATTAATTTATTCAAGAAAAGAAAAAATAGATTATATAAACCATATAATTAATAGTAAATGA
- the trpB gene encoding tryptophan synthase subunit beta, giving the protein MSKGKFGIHGGQYITETLMSAVNELESAYNSFKNDGHFNEELTALLNGYAGRPSELYYAKNVTEKLGGAKIYLKREDLNHTGSHKINNVLGQTLLAKKMGKKRVIAETGAGQHGVATATAAALLGMECEIFMGEEDTERQALNVFRMQLLGAEVHPVKSGTKTLKDAVSETMREWSKRVDDTFYVLGSVMGPHPYPQIVRDFQSVISKEIKEQLMKRESILPSAVIACVGGGSNSIGAFYNFINDNEVRLIGCEAAGKGVDTFETAATIAKGRLGIFHGMKSYFCQTEKGQIAPVYSISAGLDYPGIGPEHAYLHDTKRAQYVPVTDDEAVGAFEFLSKTEGIIPAIESAHAMHYAIKIAPEMKKDEIIVVCISGRGDKDVAMIAKYKGVNINE; this is encoded by the coding sequence ATGTCAAAAGGAAAATTTGGGATTCATGGCGGCCAGTATATTACGGAAACTCTTATGAGTGCCGTGAACGAACTTGAATCGGCTTATAACAGTTTTAAAAATGACGGGCATTTTAACGAGGAGCTTACTGCTCTGCTCAACGGGTATGCTGGAAGACCTTCGGAGTTATATTATGCTAAGAATGTTACCGAAAAACTCGGCGGGGCAAAAATATATTTAAAAAGGGAAGATTTAAATCATACCGGATCGCATAAAATAAACAACGTTTTGGGGCAGACTCTGCTTGCCAAAAAAATGGGCAAAAAAAGAGTTATAGCGGAAACTGGAGCGGGGCAGCACGGAGTTGCGACTGCGACAGCCGCTGCACTGCTTGGCATGGAATGCGAAATTTTTATGGGCGAAGAGGATACCGAAAGACAGGCTTTAAATGTTTTCAGAATGCAGCTGCTTGGCGCAGAAGTTCATCCTGTAAAAAGCGGCACGAAAACTTTAAAGGATGCCGTAAGCGAAACTATGAGAGAGTGGAGCAAAAGGGTTGATGATACATTTTATGTTTTGGGTTCGGTAATGGGACCACATCCATATCCGCAGATTGTGAGGGATTTTCAAAGTGTTATAAGCAAGGAAATAAAAGAACAGTTGATGAAAAGAGAATCTATTCTTCCGTCCGCTGTTATAGCCTGCGTCGGAGGAGGGTCAAATTCAATAGGCGCTTTTTACAATTTTATAAACGATAATGAAGTCAGGCTTATAGGCTGCGAAGCTGCTGGCAAAGGCGTTGACACTTTTGAAACCGCTGCTACAATTGCAAAAGGCAGGCTTGGAATATTTCACGGAATGAAATCGTATTTCTGCCAGACGGAAAAAGGACAAATTGCGCCTGTATATTCGATTTCTGCAGGACTTGATTATCCGGGCATAGGTCCGGAACATGCGTATCTGCACGATACAAAAAGAGCGCAGTATGTTCCCGTTACCGATGATGAAGCTGTCGGAGCATTTGAATTTTTATCAAAAACCGAAGGAATTATTCCCGCAATAGAATCTGCGCATGCAATGCATTATGCAATTAAGATTGCCCCTGAAATGAAAAAAGACGAGATAATAGTTGTCTGTATTTCTGGCAGAGGCGATAAAGATGTTGCAATGATTGCCAAATACAAGGGGGTAAATATTAATGAATAA